A DNA window from Eretmochelys imbricata isolate rEreImb1 chromosome 3, rEreImb1.hap1, whole genome shotgun sequence contains the following coding sequences:
- the VIP gene encoding VIP peptides has protein sequence MEHRSSSQLLLSFILFSVLCSPVLALPPLGTYSAVRLGNRMPFDGASEPDQAQGSLKPETDILPNALPENDKFYFDMSRAIDRNARHADGLFTSGYSKLLGQLSARRYLESLIGKRVSNNLMDEQMPVKRHSDAVFTDNYSRFRKQMAVKKYLNSVLTGKRSQEELNPASLRDEAELLEPSFSETYDDVTVDELLNRLPLSL, from the exons ATGGAACATAGAAGCAGCTCCCAGCTTCTTCTGTCCTTCATACTCTTCAGTGTTCTCTGCTCGCCAGTACTGGCATTACCGCCTTTGGGGACATACTCAGCTGTGAG GTTGGGAAACAGAATGCCATTTGATGGAGCAAGTGAACCTGATCAAGCCCAGGGTTCATTAAAACCTGAAACTGACATTTTGCCAAATGCACTACCAGAAAATGACAAATTCTATTTTGACATGTCCAGAGCTATAGATAG GAATGCAAGACATGCTGATGGACTTTTCACCAGTGGCTATAGCAAACTTCTGGGTCAACTTTCTGCAAGGAGATATCTGGAATCACTTATTGGAAAACGGGTTAG CAACAACCTCATGGACGAACAGATGCCCGTCAAACGTCATTCGGATGCCGTCTTTACTGACAACTACAGCCGATTTCGAAAGCAAATGGCCGTGAAGAAATATTTAAACTCAGTTTTAACTGGAAAAAGAAG CCAAGAAGAGCTAAACCCTGCCAGCCTTCGAGATGAAGCAGAATTGCTTGAACCCTCCTTTTCCGAAACCTATGATGATGTTACAGTAGATGAGCTGCTGAACCGCCTCCCATTG AGTCTTTGA